The following are from one region of the Microbacterium sp. BK668 genome:
- the rpsL gene encoding 30S ribosomal protein S12, whose protein sequence is MPTIQQLVRKGRTPKVSKTKAPALKSNPQQAGVCTRVYTTTPKKPNSAMRKVARVKLRNGTEVTAYIPGEGHNLQEHSLVLVRGGRVKDLPGVRYKIVRGALDTQAVKNRKQARSRYGAKKG, encoded by the coding sequence GTGCCAACGATTCAGCAGTTGGTTCGCAAGGGGCGCACGCCGAAGGTCTCGAAGACCAAGGCTCCCGCCCTGAAGTCGAACCCGCAGCAGGCGGGTGTCTGCACCCGCGTCTACACGACCACGCCCAAGAAGCCGAACTCGGCCATGCGCAAGGTCGCCCGTGTCAAGCTCCGCAACGGCACCGAGGTCACCGCCTACATCCCGGGCGAGGGCCACAACCTGCAGGAGCACTCGCTCGTGCTGGTCCGCGGCGGTCGTGTGAAGGACCTCCCGGGTGTCCGCTACAAGATCGTCCGCGGCGCGCTCGACACGCAGGCCGTGAAGAACCGCAAGCAGGCTCGCAGCCGCTACGGCGCGAAGAAGGGCTGA
- a CDS encoding MoxR family ATPase, which yields MTLTQEQATWFAQTFAQIADNVERAVLGKRHVVELVLTAMLSDGHVLLEDVPGTGKTSLARAMGQSVQGTNTRIQFTPDLLPGDITGITVYDQKTGQFEFHAGPIFANIVLADEINRASPKTQSALLEVMEEGRVTIDGVSRQVGVPFLVLATQNPVEQAGTYRLPEAQLDRFMMRASLGYPDHASTVRILDGAAIATEDLAPIITPQALVGMADLAADVYVDALVLDYVARLVDGTRSADEVRLGVSIRGALALTRATRTRAASQGRTYATPDDVKALAVPVLSHRLILHPEAEFDGVSQEAVIGQVLLDVPPPTRREAI from the coding sequence ATGACGCTCACCCAGGAGCAGGCGACCTGGTTCGCCCAGACGTTCGCGCAGATCGCCGACAACGTCGAGCGCGCCGTGCTCGGCAAGCGGCATGTGGTCGAGCTGGTCCTGACCGCGATGCTGAGCGACGGGCACGTGCTCCTCGAGGACGTCCCCGGGACGGGGAAGACCTCGCTCGCGCGCGCCATGGGGCAGTCCGTGCAGGGCACGAACACGCGCATCCAGTTCACCCCCGACCTGCTGCCCGGTGACATCACGGGGATCACCGTGTACGACCAGAAGACCGGCCAGTTCGAGTTCCACGCCGGGCCGATCTTCGCCAACATCGTGCTCGCCGACGAGATCAACCGCGCGAGCCCGAAGACGCAGTCGGCGCTCCTGGAGGTCATGGAGGAGGGGCGTGTCACGATCGACGGCGTCTCACGGCAGGTCGGCGTGCCGTTCCTCGTGCTCGCCACCCAGAACCCCGTGGAGCAGGCGGGGACCTACCGGCTTCCCGAGGCGCAGCTGGACCGGTTCATGATGCGCGCCTCGCTCGGCTACCCCGACCACGCCTCGACCGTCCGCATCCTCGACGGCGCTGCGATCGCGACGGAGGATCTCGCGCCGATCATCACCCCGCAGGCGCTCGTCGGCATGGCCGACCTCGCCGCCGACGTCTACGTCGACGCTCTGGTCCTGGACTACGTCGCGCGGCTGGTCGACGGAACCCGGTCCGCCGACGAGGTGCGGCTGGGCGTCAGCATCCGCGGCGCTCTGGCCCTCACGCGGGCGACCCGCACCCGCGCCGCCTCGCAGGGGCGCACCTACGCGACGCCCGACGACGTCAAGGCGCTCGCTGTGCCCGTGCTCTCGCATCGGCTGATCCTCCACCCCGAAGCCGAGTTCGACGGCGTCTCCCAGGAGGCGGTCATCGGTCAGGTCCTGCTCGACGTCCCGCCGCCCACCCGCCGCGAGGCGATATGA
- a CDS encoding DUF5684 domain-containing protein, whose product MSNLETWTSVTLGLTSALVVLLIYVWTAIGLSAVFRKSGEAGWKAWVPILNAVIVLSLGGLSGWLVLLFILPILGWIALIVAVYRINVAFGHGVGMTVLAWFFFPVWATVLGFGSARWVGREEGGRGPVRSGYADAPPLPPPPDGARLAPATFPPVAPPPAFARAASTPPATGVGAPDRPLPGWNPPPLPTPAAAPVADAYAPATRRATGDASELPGNAPAPAPPSPPVPGAAAPRGGVAHGRGLDDIPTADEPASAPLRRSSMPPATQGWDVDDDADAPSDEPSWDLDFGGASGTSEVTDAATNAPAPISAAPRRAVGPPEERVSAVPRRAVPDLGDAPEDAAEPPVTSVPTAPTPAAAMREPWAPAPSPVPSEGEAFPESSGPVSAIAGAPDAGGPRSALSSVSALHTRPHIPEEDELEATVVARRKRTAWTLVDPSGTRIPLTAEVVLIGRRPSADPDHPDAQLVSLDDDTRTVSKTHARLELRDDKWYITDLESTNGVLFTTLLGTEVAATPGEQTEAGEKFLLGDAEVSLIRSDG is encoded by the coding sequence ATGAGCAACCTCGAAACCTGGACCAGCGTCACGCTGGGTCTGACGTCGGCGCTCGTCGTCCTGCTGATCTACGTGTGGACGGCGATCGGCCTGTCCGCGGTCTTCCGCAAGAGCGGTGAGGCGGGGTGGAAGGCGTGGGTGCCGATCCTCAACGCCGTGATCGTCCTGAGCCTGGGCGGGCTCTCGGGCTGGCTCGTGCTCCTGTTCATCCTCCCGATCCTCGGCTGGATCGCTCTCATCGTCGCGGTGTACCGCATCAACGTCGCGTTCGGCCATGGAGTCGGCATGACGGTGCTCGCGTGGTTCTTCTTCCCCGTGTGGGCGACGGTGCTCGGCTTCGGCTCCGCCCGGTGGGTGGGGCGCGAAGAGGGGGGACGCGGGCCGGTCCGGTCGGGATACGCCGACGCGCCGCCCCTGCCGCCGCCCCCCGACGGCGCGCGCCTGGCGCCCGCGACGTTCCCGCCCGTGGCACCCCCGCCCGCCTTCGCGCGTGCCGCCTCGACGCCTCCGGCGACCGGCGTGGGAGCGCCCGACCGGCCGCTGCCGGGCTGGAACCCTCCGCCGCTGCCGACCCCGGCCGCCGCGCCGGTCGCCGACGCGTACGCACCCGCCACGCGTCGCGCGACGGGCGACGCGTCGGAGCTCCCCGGCAACGCGCCCGCTCCCGCCCCGCCCTCCCCGCCGGTCCCCGGGGCCGCCGCGCCGCGCGGCGGGGTCGCGCACGGCCGCGGGCTCGACGACATCCCCACCGCGGACGAGCCGGCCTCGGCGCCCCTCCGGCGCTCGAGCATGCCCCCGGCGACGCAGGGGTGGGACGTCGACGACGACGCCGATGCGCCGTCCGATGAGCCGTCCTGGGACCTCGATTTCGGCGGCGCGTCCGGCACGAGCGAGGTGACGGATGCCGCGACCAACGCGCCCGCGCCGATCTCCGCCGCCCCCCGCCGCGCCGTCGGCCCGCCGGAGGAGCGCGTGTCGGCCGTGCCCCGGCGAGCCGTCCCCGACCTCGGCGACGCACCGGAGGACGCCGCCGAGCCGCCGGTGACGAGCGTCCCGACGGCCCCGACGCCCGCCGCCGCGATGCGTGAGCCGTGGGCGCCCGCGCCCTCTCCCGTTCCGTCGGAGGGCGAGGCCTTCCCCGAGAGCTCGGGTCCGGTCTCGGCGATCGCGGGAGCCCCCGACGCCGGGGGACCCCGGTCGGCGCTCTCGTCCGTGTCGGCGCTGCACACGCGCCCGCACATCCCCGAGGAGGACGAGCTCGAGGCGACCGTCGTCGCCCGTCGCAAGCGCACGGCCTGGACGCTCGTCGACCCGTCCGGCACCCGGATCCCGCTCACGGCCGAGGTGGTCCTCATCGGGCGCCGGCCCTCGGCCGACCCGGATCACCCGGATGCGCAGCTCGTCTCGCTCGACGACGACACGCGGACCGTCTCGAAGACGCACGCCCGTCTCGAGCTCCGCGACGACAAGTGGTACATCACCGACCTGGAGTCGACCAACGGCGTGCTGTTCACGACGCTTCTGGGCACCGAGGTCGCGGCGACCCCGGGCGAGCAGACCGAGGCGGGCGAGAAGTTCCTCCTCGGCGACGCGGAGGTGTCGCTCATCCGGAGCGACGGGTGA
- the rpsG gene encoding 30S ribosomal protein S7, with amino-acid sequence MPRKGPAPKRPVVNDPVYGAPIVSQLVNKILVDGKKSLAESIVYNALKGVESKNGQDAVATLKKALDNVRPTLEVKSRRVGGSTYQVPVEVKPHRANTLALRWLVSYAKGRREKTMTERLQNEILDASNGLGAAVKRREDTHKMAESNRAFAHYRW; translated from the coding sequence ATGCCTCGCAAGGGACCCGCCCCGAAGCGCCCCGTCGTCAACGACCCGGTCTACGGCGCTCCGATCGTCAGCCAGCTGGTGAACAAGATCCTCGTCGACGGCAAGAAGTCGCTCGCCGAGTCGATCGTCTACAACGCCCTCAAGGGCGTCGAGTCGAAGAACGGCCAGGACGCCGTCGCCACGCTCAAGAAGGCCCTCGACAACGTGCGCCCGACCCTCGAGGTCAAGTCGCGCCGCGTCGGCGGCTCGACCTATCAGGTGCCGGTCGAGGTCAAGCCTCACCGCGCCAACACGCTCGCCCTCCGCTGGCTCGTCAGCTACGCCAAGGGCCGTCGTGAGAAGACCATGACCGAGCGCCTCCAGAACGAGATCTTGGATGCCTCGAACGGCCTGGGTGCCGCGGTGAAGCGCCGCGAGGACACCCACAAGATGGCCGAGTCGAACCGCGCCTTCGCGCACTACCGCTGGTAA
- the fusA gene encoding elongation factor G yields MAQEVLTDLNKVRNIGIMAHIDAGKTTTTERILFYTGVNHKIGETHDGAATTDWMEQEQERGITITSAAVTCFWDKHQINIIDTPGHVDFTVEVERSLRVLDGAVAVFDGKEGVEPQSETVWRQADKYDVPRICFVNKMDKLGADFYFTVDTIVNRLKAKPLVLQLPIGVENDFIGVVDLVEMRALVWPGDAKGDVTMGAKYEIQEIPADLADKAAEYRQQLLETVAESDEHLLEKYFGGEELTVAEIKGAIRKLTVSGELYPVLCGSAFKNRGVQPMLDAVVDYLPSPLDVPAIEAHDPKDEEKVIERHADRDEPFAALAFKIVSHPFFGRLTYIRVYSGHLDSGSQVVNATKGKKERIGKIFQMHANKENPVDSVTAGHIYAVIGLKDTTTGDTLSDANNQVVLESMTFPEPVIEVAIEPKTKADQEKLGLAIQKLAEEDPTFRVEQNAETGQTVIKGMGELHLDILVDRMKREFKVEANVGKPQVAYRETIRKTVERHDYTHKKQTGGSGQFAKVQFALEPLEVTADKTYEFENKVTGGRIPREYIEPTNQGFQDAMAVGVLAGYPMVGVKATLLDGASHDVDSSEMAFKIAGSMGFKEAVRKANPVLLEPLMAVEVRTPEEYMGDVIGDLNSRRGQIQSMEDAAGVKVVRALVPLSEMFGYIGDLRSKTSGRAVYSMEFDSYAEVPRNVADEIVQKNKGE; encoded by the coding sequence GTGGCACAAGAAGTGCTCACCGACCTCAACAAGGTCCGCAACATCGGCATCATGGCGCACATCGATGCCGGCAAGACGACGACGACCGAGCGCATCCTCTTCTACACGGGCGTCAACCACAAGATCGGCGAGACGCACGACGGCGCTGCCACCACCGACTGGATGGAGCAGGAGCAGGAGCGCGGCATCACGATCACGTCGGCCGCCGTCACGTGCTTCTGGGACAAGCACCAGATCAACATCATCGACACCCCCGGCCACGTCGACTTCACCGTCGAGGTGGAGCGCTCGCTCCGCGTCCTCGACGGCGCCGTCGCCGTGTTCGACGGCAAGGAGGGCGTCGAGCCCCAGTCCGAGACGGTGTGGCGTCAGGCCGACAAGTACGACGTGCCCCGCATCTGCTTCGTCAACAAGATGGACAAGCTGGGCGCGGACTTCTACTTCACGGTGGACACCATCGTGAACCGGCTGAAGGCCAAGCCGCTCGTCCTCCAGCTGCCGATCGGCGTCGAGAACGACTTCATCGGCGTCGTCGACCTCGTCGAGATGCGCGCGCTGGTCTGGCCCGGCGACGCCAAGGGCGACGTGACGATGGGCGCGAAGTACGAGATCCAGGAGATCCCCGCCGACCTCGCCGACAAGGCCGCCGAGTACCGCCAGCAGCTGCTGGAGACGGTCGCCGAGAGCGACGAGCACCTGCTCGAGAAGTACTTCGGCGGTGAGGAGCTCACCGTCGCCGAGATCAAGGGCGCCATCCGCAAGCTCACCGTCTCGGGCGAGCTCTACCCGGTGCTGTGCGGCTCGGCGTTCAAGAACCGCGGTGTGCAGCCGATGCTCGACGCGGTCGTCGACTACCTCCCGTCGCCCCTCGACGTCCCCGCCATCGAGGCGCACGACCCGAAGGACGAAGAGAAGGTCATCGAGCGCCACGCCGACCGCGACGAGCCGTTCGCGGCCCTCGCGTTCAAGATCGTCTCGCACCCCTTCTTCGGTCGTCTGACCTACATCCGCGTGTACTCCGGTCACCTCGACTCCGGCTCGCAGGTCGTCAACGCGACCAAGGGCAAGAAGGAGCGCATCGGGAAGATCTTCCAGATGCACGCCAACAAGGAGAACCCGGTCGATTCGGTCACCGCGGGTCACATCTACGCGGTCATCGGCCTCAAGGACACGACGACGGGCGACACGCTCTCGGACGCGAACAACCAGGTCGTGCTCGAGTCGATGACCTTCCCGGAGCCGGTCATCGAGGTCGCGATCGAGCCCAAGACGAAGGCCGACCAGGAGAAGCTGGGTCTGGCCATCCAGAAGCTCGCCGAGGAGGACCCGACGTTCCGCGTGGAGCAGAACGCCGAGACCGGCCAGACCGTCATCAAGGGCATGGGCGAGCTGCACCTCGACATCCTCGTCGACCGCATGAAGCGCGAGTTCAAGGTCGAGGCGAACGTCGGCAAGCCGCAGGTGGCTTACCGCGAGACGATCCGCAAGACCGTCGAGCGCCACGACTACACGCACAAGAAGCAGACCGGCGGGTCGGGTCAGTTCGCGAAGGTCCAGTTCGCGCTCGAGCCCCTCGAGGTCACGGCGGACAAGACGTACGAGTTCGAGAACAAGGTCACCGGTGGCCGCATCCCGCGCGAGTACATCGAGCCCACCAACCAGGGCTTCCAGGACGCGATGGCGGTCGGCGTGCTCGCCGGCTACCCGATGGTCGGCGTGAAGGCGACCCTCCTCGACGGCGCGTCGCACGATGTCGACTCGTCCGAGATGGCGTTCAAGATCGCGGGCTCCATGGGCTTCAAGGAGGCCGTCCGCAAGGCGAACCCCGTCCTCCTCGAGCCGCTCATGGCCGTCGAGGTCCGTACTCCCGAGGAGTACATGGGCGACGTCATCGGCGACCTCAACAGCCGTCGTGGGCAGATCCAGTCGATGGAGGACGCGGCGGGCGTCAAGGTCGTCCGCGCTCTCGTGCCGCTCTCGGAGATGTTCGGCTACATCGGCGACCTCCGCTCGAAGACCTCGGGCCGCGCCGTCTACTCGATGGAGTTCGACAGCTACGCCGAGGTGCCGCGCAACGTCGCGGACGAGATCGTCCAGAAGAACAAGGGCGAGTAA
- a CDS encoding DUF58 domain-containing protein: MSVDEARRGRTDTVEPRLTRTSASTLSSTAAATTRTVAPVTRGRTLVRAVVWATDASRAVGRGVASAADWTAQTVRPAGVLVVAAASVGLLLGIAFGWVEWMVAGAIALLLLLMAVPFLFGARSYDVDLTLAHERVVAGSGVVGEIVVRNHGNRIALPGRLDIPVGAGLVEFGVPLLRPGHTIAQPLDIPDLRRGIVTVGPATTVRSDPIGLLRREHAFEDVHELYVHPRTTTVPSTSAGLVRDLEGSPTRRLVDADMSFHAIREYAPGDSRRQIHWKSTAKTGQLMVRQYEESRRSRMAIVLAIAEGEYADADEFELAVSCAASLGLRAVHDDRDLDIVVGSEVPRVIRGRLRAIQRIPAPAPRPMLDGFSGVQLIENTMPIEDVCRLTAEADDRLSIAFVVVGSRVSLTRLRQAALAFPTDTAVVAVICDERAHPRMQPIAGLTILTVGTLDDLSGLLLRGAAS, encoded by the coding sequence ATGAGCGTCGACGAGGCTCGCCGGGGTCGCACCGACACGGTGGAGCCGCGCCTCACCCGCACGTCGGCGTCGACTCTGTCGTCGACGGCGGCGGCGACGACGCGCACGGTGGCCCCGGTCACGCGCGGGCGCACCCTGGTGCGCGCGGTCGTGTGGGCGACGGATGCCTCGCGGGCCGTGGGCCGCGGTGTGGCGAGCGCGGCCGACTGGACGGCGCAGACCGTCCGTCCGGCGGGAGTGCTGGTGGTGGCGGCGGCCTCGGTGGGACTCCTCCTCGGCATCGCCTTCGGCTGGGTGGAGTGGATGGTCGCCGGTGCGATCGCCCTTCTGCTGCTGCTCATGGCGGTGCCGTTCCTCTTCGGCGCGCGGTCGTACGACGTCGATCTCACCCTCGCGCACGAGCGGGTCGTCGCCGGTTCCGGTGTCGTGGGGGAGATCGTCGTGCGCAACCACGGCAACCGCATCGCGCTCCCCGGACGCCTCGACATCCCCGTCGGGGCGGGACTGGTCGAGTTCGGGGTGCCGCTGCTGCGCCCCGGGCACACGATCGCGCAGCCGCTCGACATCCCGGACCTCCGCCGCGGGATCGTGACGGTCGGTCCCGCGACCACCGTACGGAGCGACCCCATCGGTCTCCTCCGCCGCGAGCATGCCTTCGAGGACGTGCACGAACTGTACGTGCACCCGCGTACGACCACGGTGCCCTCGACGAGCGCCGGACTCGTCCGCGATCTCGAGGGCAGCCCGACCCGGCGCCTCGTCGACGCCGACATGTCGTTCCACGCCATCCGCGAATACGCTCCCGGCGACTCCCGCCGTCAGATCCACTGGAAGTCGACGGCGAAGACCGGGCAGCTGATGGTGCGCCAGTATGAGGAGTCGCGCCGCTCGCGCATGGCGATCGTCCTCGCGATCGCCGAGGGCGAGTACGCCGACGCCGATGAGTTCGAGCTCGCCGTCTCGTGCGCCGCCTCGCTCGGGCTGCGCGCCGTGCACGACGACCGGGACCTCGACATCGTCGTGGGGTCGGAGGTGCCGCGAGTCATCCGCGGGCGCCTGCGCGCGATCCAGCGCATCCCCGCGCCCGCGCCGCGGCCGATGCTGGACGGCTTCAGCGGCGTCCAGCTGATCGAGAACACGATGCCGATCGAGGACGTGTGCCGCCTCACGGCCGAGGCCGACGACCGCCTGTCGATCGCCTTCGTCGTGGTGGGCTCCCGCGTCTCGCTCACGCGCCTGCGACAGGCGGCGCTGGCCTTCCCGACCGACACCGCCGTCGTCGCGGTGATCTGCGACGAGCGCGCGCATCCCCGCATGCAGCCGATCGCGGGCCTCACGATCCTCACCGTCGGAACGCTCGACGACCTGTCGGGACTCCTTCTGCGCGGAGCGGCCTCATGA
- a CDS encoding transglutaminase domain-containing protein, translating into MSGPSVLPATRRRERSPSRPRLVAGSLFVAAVVAVAAAAAWPIYRSGWFLLLVVVSAAVAAGLAVVARVRRWDGWMTGAALGAAFFLFGVPLAVPSRLGGVVDFVRGFGDLGTGLLLAWKDLVTVDLPVGTYRNLLVPALVVFLVGTCAALLLSWREDRVAYAAAPVGLAMVSFGLFFGRAQTSAPLGVGPVTLYAPLETAIGISALVVTLLWLAWRNHDERVRALQRAAASSGVRISRRPTRTDRRRAALGAGMIVVAVIAGAVIIPYAARGADRDVLRSTLGPDVDLAAEVSPLSTYRALFADDRADEVLFTVRSEIGSPARIRLATLDSYDGEVFRAGGADALDEAQFVRVPSSLDAGDGRVLRTEISVEGLNGIWMPTVGRLRSVEFGGDRAAALADSFYYSAEAEAGVQTAGGGLRQGDSYVIESVQPRLPDPATIAAPGGVDSSVAAPESLSTWVERHATGSGGAALQGLVELLRERGYLSHGLLPEGRTPVWASSLGDYAPQPSASGHSLARIDALFSRLLERETDPRAEASGNYVAGVGDDEQFAVAVALIARELGFPSRVVLGARLASDDPDLATCDEGVCRAQDLSAWAEVQDEAGQWVPIDATPQRADSPSLEVTEQRDPENVTQVRPDSVDEVLPPDPVQEDSGVDDDVQNDVGADLSWLWAALRTAGIVLAILVLALGPFLAVVLAKALRRRGRRTQGAPAARVAGGWDEYVDAAVDAGRAAPRALTRSEIATSYATGSGLALAEQADRAVFSGSTVTVDEAAAFWRIVDEERRRLARESGFWRGLRATVSLRSFIRPLAPKKGRRERTAGRGKRRAATRERTTP; encoded by the coding sequence ATGAGCGGTCCGAGCGTCCTCCCGGCGACCCGGCGACGCGAGCGCTCCCCGTCCAGGCCGCGCCTCGTGGCGGGCTCGCTCTTCGTCGCCGCCGTCGTCGCGGTGGCGGCGGCGGCCGCCTGGCCGATCTATCGCTCGGGGTGGTTCCTGCTCCTCGTCGTCGTGTCGGCGGCGGTGGCCGCAGGACTCGCCGTCGTCGCGAGGGTGCGTCGCTGGGACGGATGGATGACGGGCGCCGCCCTCGGAGCCGCGTTCTTCCTCTTCGGGGTGCCGCTGGCGGTGCCGTCCCGGCTCGGCGGGGTGGTCGATTTCGTGCGCGGATTCGGCGACCTCGGCACGGGTCTGCTCCTCGCCTGGAAGGACCTCGTCACGGTCGACCTGCCCGTCGGCACCTATCGCAACCTCCTCGTGCCGGCGCTCGTGGTGTTCCTCGTCGGCACGTGCGCCGCGCTTCTCCTGTCGTGGCGCGAGGACCGCGTGGCCTATGCGGCGGCGCCCGTCGGGCTCGCGATGGTCTCGTTCGGCCTCTTCTTCGGTCGGGCGCAGACGAGCGCGCCCCTCGGTGTGGGCCCCGTCACCCTCTACGCCCCGCTCGAGACCGCGATCGGCATCTCGGCGCTCGTCGTCACGCTGCTGTGGCTGGCGTGGCGGAACCACGACGAGCGGGTGCGCGCACTGCAGCGCGCCGCAGCATCCAGCGGCGTGCGCATCTCGCGCCGGCCCACGCGCACCGACCGGCGACGCGCTGCGCTGGGCGCGGGCATGATCGTGGTCGCGGTCATCGCGGGGGCCGTCATCATCCCGTATGCCGCGCGCGGCGCCGACCGGGATGTGCTCCGCTCGACGCTCGGACCGGACGTCGACCTCGCCGCCGAGGTGAGCCCGCTGTCGACCTATCGCGCGCTCTTCGCCGACGACCGTGCCGACGAGGTGCTCTTCACCGTCAGGAGCGAGATCGGATCGCCCGCGCGCATCCGGCTGGCGACGCTCGACAGCTATGACGGCGAGGTCTTCCGTGCGGGCGGCGCCGACGCGCTCGACGAGGCGCAGTTCGTCCGCGTCCCGTCGAGCCTCGACGCCGGCGACGGGCGGGTCCTGCGCACCGAGATCTCGGTCGAGGGCCTGAACGGCATCTGGATGCCGACCGTCGGGCGACTGAGGTCCGTCGAGTTCGGCGGCGATCGCGCCGCGGCTCTCGCCGACAGCTTCTACTACAGCGCCGAGGCCGAGGCGGGCGTGCAGACGGCGGGCGGCGGGCTGCGCCAGGGCGACTCGTACGTCATCGAGTCCGTCCAGCCTCGGCTGCCCGACCCCGCGACGATCGCCGCTCCGGGCGGCGTGGATTCGTCCGTCGCGGCTCCGGAGAGCCTGTCCACCTGGGTGGAGCGGCACGCGACGGGTTCGGGCGGCGCGGCGCTGCAGGGTCTCGTCGAGCTCCTGCGCGAGCGCGGCTACCTGAGCCACGGCCTCCTTCCCGAGGGCCGCACGCCGGTCTGGGCATCCTCTCTCGGCGACTACGCCCCGCAGCCCAGCGCATCCGGGCACTCGCTCGCGCGCATCGACGCGCTGTTCTCGCGCCTCCTCGAGCGCGAGACGGATCCGCGGGCCGAGGCGTCCGGCAATTACGTCGCGGGGGTCGGCGACGACGAGCAGTTCGCCGTCGCCGTCGCGCTCATCGCCCGCGAGCTCGGGTTCCCGTCCCGTGTCGTCCTCGGCGCGCGGCTCGCCTCGGACGATCCGGACCTCGCGACCTGCGACGAGGGCGTGTGCCGCGCGCAGGATCTCTCCGCGTGGGCCGAGGTTCAGGACGAGGCGGGGCAGTGGGTTCCGATCGACGCGACGCCGCAGCGCGCCGACTCGCCGAGCCTCGAGGTGACCGAGCAGCGCGACCCCGAGAACGTCACCCAGGTGCGGCCGGACTCCGTCGACGAGGTGCTGCCGCCCGATCCGGTGCAGGAGGACTCGGGCGTCGACGACGACGTGCAGAACGACGTCGGGGCCGACCTCTCGTGGCTCTGGGCGGCCCTGCGGACGGCGGGCATCGTCCTCGCGATCCTCGTGCTCGCGCTCGGGCCCTTCCTCGCGGTGGTGCTCGCCAAGGCGCTGCGCCGGCGCGGCCGCCGCACCCAGGGAGCTCCGGCTGCGCGCGTCGCCGGCGGCTGGGACGAATACGTGGATGCCGCGGTCGATGCCGGACGCGCGGCTCCGCGTGCGCTCACCCGATCGGAGATCGCCACCTCCTACGCGACAGGCTCCGGCCTCGCCCTCGCCGAGCAGGCCGACCGCGCCGTCTTCTCGGGGAGCACGGTCACGGTGGACGAGGCAGCCGCGTTCTGGCGCATCGTCGACGAGGAGCGCCGGCGACTCGCGCGTGAGAGCGGGTTCTGGCGAGGGCTGCGGGCGACCGTATCGTTGAGATCGTTCATCCGTCCTCTCGCCCCGAAGAAGGGGCGCAGAGAGCGCACCGCCGGAAGGGGGAAGCGCCGCGCCGCGACGCGCGAGCGCACCACGCCATGA
- the tuf gene encoding elongation factor Tu — MAKAKFERTKPHVNIGTIGHVDHGKTTLTAAISKVLADKYPSATNVQRDFASIDSAPEERQRGITINISHVEYETPKRHYAHVDAPGHADYIKNMITGAAQMDGAILVVAATDGPMAQTREHVLLAKQVGVPYLLVALNKADMVDDEEILELVELEVRELLSSQDFDGDNAPVIRVSGLKALEGDEKWTQSIVELMEAVDESIPDPVRDKDKPFLMPIEDVFTITGRGTVVTGRAERGTLAINSEVEIVGIRPTQKTIVTGIEMFHKQLDEAWAGENCGLLLRGTKRDDVERGQVVVKPGSVTPHTNFEGTAYILSKEEGGRHNPFFTNYRPQFYFRTTDVTGVITLPEGTEMVMPGDTTDMTVELIQPIAMEEGLGFAIREGGRTVGAGTVTKIVK; from the coding sequence GTGGCTAAGGCCAAGTTCGAGCGGACCAAGCCGCACGTGAACATCGGAACGATCGGTCACGTCGACCACGGCAAGACCACGCTCACCGCTGCGATCTCGAAGGTGCTCGCCGACAAGTACCCGTCGGCCACCAACGTTCAGCGCGACTTCGCGTCGATCGACTCCGCTCCCGAGGAGCGCCAGCGCGGCATCACGATCAACATCTCGCACGTCGAGTACGAGACCCCGAAGCGTCACTACGCGCACGTCGACGCCCCCGGTCACGCCGACTACATCAAGAACATGATCACGGGTGCCGCCCAGATGGACGGCGCGATCCTCGTCGTGGCCGCCACCGACGGCCCCATGGCGCAGACCCGTGAGCACGTTCTGCTCGCCAAGCAGGTCGGCGTCCCCTACCTGCTCGTCGCGCTCAACAAGGCCGACATGGTCGACGACGAGGAGATCCTGGAGCTCGTCGAGCTCGAGGTCCGCGAGCTGCTCTCGTCGCAGGACTTCGACGGCGACAACGCGCCCGTCATCCGTGTCTCGGGCCTCAAGGCCCTCGAGGGCGACGAGAAGTGGACGCAGTCCATCGTCGAGCTCATGGAGGCCGTCGACGAGTCCATCCCCGACCCGGTGCGTGACAAGGACAAGCCGTTCCTCATGCCCATCGAGGACGTCTTCACCATCACCGGCCGTGGCACGGTCGTCACGGGTCGCGCCGAGCGCGGCACGCTCGCGATCAACTCCGAGGTCGAGATCGTCGGCATCCGCCCGACGCAGAAGACGATCGTCACGGGTATCGAGATGTTCCACAAGCAGCTCGACGAGGCGTGGGCCGGCGAGAACTGTGGTCTGCTCCTCCGCGGCACGAAGCGTGACGACGTCGAGCGCGGCCAGGTCGTCGTGAAGCCCGGCTCGGTCACCCCGCACACCAACTTCGAGGGCACGGCGTACATCCTGTCCAAGGAGGAGGGCGGCCGTCACAACCCGTTCTTCACGAACTACCGTCCGCAGTTCTACTTCCGCACCACCGACGTCACCGGCGTCATCACGCTGCCCGAGGGCACCGAGATGGTCATGCCCGGCGACACCACCGACATGACGGTCGAGCTCATCCAGCCGATCGCCATGGAGGAGGGCCTCGGCTTCGCGATCCGCGAGGGTGGCCGCACCGTCGGCGCCGGCACGGTGACCAAGATCGTCAAGTAA